From the genome of Psychrilyobacter atlanticus DSM 19335, one region includes:
- a CDS encoding B12-binding domain-containing radical SAM protein, whose amino-acid sequence MKKITLLGINSKFVHTNLAIRYIKKMIEQVEGYNLTMVESSINNQLPNIIREVIESKPEILLVSTYIWNKEFVFKIIVELKKINPNLKIYLGGPEVSYNAVEIMETYSEVDGIIEGEGEIIITNLLKKGEKDVLGLYYRNRENKDDIKFNGHESPIENLDIIPFPYENWELTENKGKIFYYESTRGCPFRCSYCMSSIEKSVRSFSLPRVKKDLMTFLDAGVNLVKFVDRTFNLKKDHYMEVWKFLIENYRPNTTFHFEISADLFDDEVIEFLTTVPKDLFQFEIGVQTINENTMKLIRRKNNLEKLSKNVLAIKDNIHLHLDLIAGLPKEDFETFKSSFNYVYDLKPEMIQLGFLKILRGTEISDQIEEFDYKYMGFPPYEVISNDDITYEELLKLKDVEEVLDFYYNSGDFIKSVDHLINNFYSSPFEFYLDLADFYEAKGHFKVSHKKLAIFNFLVDFYNEKKFGENDNDEKIRFIEYLKFDYINLGKPGKYPEWFISSKDKDLYHELVEKLVEESKFKNNRQGFKNTEMEEFDIDIFTGERKQTKLLFIYEGKETKIQEC is encoded by the coding sequence ATGAAAAAGATAACACTTTTAGGTATAAACAGTAAATTTGTACATACAAATTTAGCTATCAGATATATAAAAAAAATGATAGAACAGGTAGAAGGGTACAACCTTACCATGGTTGAGAGCAGCATTAATAACCAGCTTCCAAATATTATAAGGGAAGTAATAGAATCAAAACCAGAAATATTATTGGTATCGACATATATTTGGAACAAAGAATTTGTATTCAAAATAATAGTGGAATTAAAGAAGATAAACCCTAATTTGAAGATCTATCTAGGTGGGCCGGAAGTTTCATATAACGCTGTAGAAATTATGGAAACTTATAGTGAGGTAGATGGAATAATAGAGGGAGAAGGGGAAATAATAATAACCAATCTCCTGAAAAAAGGTGAAAAAGATGTTTTAGGACTTTATTATAGGAATAGAGAAAATAAAGATGATATAAAGTTTAACGGGCATGAATCACCTATAGAGAACTTAGATATAATACCATTTCCATATGAAAACTGGGAATTAACAGAAAATAAAGGTAAGATATTTTATTATGAATCTACTAGAGGATGTCCATTTAGATGTTCGTATTGTATGTCTTCCATAGAAAAGAGTGTTAGAAGTTTCAGTTTACCCAGGGTAAAAAAAGATCTTATGACATTTTTAGATGCAGGGGTTAATTTAGTGAAATTCGTAGATAGAACTTTCAACTTAAAGAAAGACCACTACATGGAAGTATGGAAGTTTTTAATAGAAAATTACAGACCAAATACTACATTTCATTTTGAAATAAGTGCAGATTTATTTGATGATGAGGTAATAGAATTTTTAACTACAGTACCAAAAGATCTATTTCAATTTGAGATAGGGGTACAAACAATTAATGAGAATACGATGAAATTGATCAGACGTAAAAATAATTTAGAAAAATTGTCAAAAAATGTACTTGCTATAAAGGATAATATCCACCTTCACCTTGATCTTATAGCAGGGTTACCTAAAGAAGATTTTGAGACCTTTAAGAGCTCGTTCAATTATGTCTATGACTTAAAGCCTGAGATGATTCAATTGGGGTTTTTAAAGATCTTAAGAGGTACCGAAATATCAGACCAAATAGAAGAATTTGACTATAAATATATGGGATTTCCTCCCTATGAAGTTATATCCAATGATGATATAACCTATGAAGAACTCTTAAAATTAAAGGATGTAGAGGAAGTTTTAGATTTTTATTATAATTCAGGTGACTTTATAAAGAGTGTAGATCATTTGATAAATAATTTTTATAGTTCGCCATTTGAATTCTATTTGGATTTGGCTGACTTCTATGAGGCAAAGGGACACTTTAAAGTATCCCATAAAAAATTAGCAATCTTTAACTTTTTGGTAGATTTCTACAATGAGAAAAAGTTTGGAGAGAATGATAATGATGAAAAAATTAGGTTTATAGAGTATCTGAAATTTGACTATATCAACTTGGGGAAACCAGGGAAATATCCAGAGTGGTTTATTTCTTCCAAGGATAAAGATCTGTACCATGAACTGGTGGAAAAGCTGGTAGAGGAATCAAAATTTAAAAATAACAGACAGGGATTTAAAAACACAGAGATGGAGGAGTTTGATATAGACATCTTCACAGGTGAAAGAAAACAAACCAAGCTGTTATTCATATATGAAGGAAAAGAAACTAAAATACAGGAGTGTTAG
- the mltG gene encoding endolytic transglycosylase MltG, whose translation MKTIKIFIFSIVIMFFLGMGTYYYEIHMKKTGIKKEIEFKKGESVGAFLNKVGVEQNIYLKVYFKISGISSEIKAGYYKLDSEYTISEFFKILKEGRSEMIRVTIPEGFTVEQIKKLLISNKMITESEFQNILKDIKFPYLTPDNNFEGYFFPETYYFAIGSSPKVIIETMLGEFLRKFPVEDYGRTEKDKQDFYKKLILASIIEREAVLDIEKPIIASVFYNRIKKGMRLESDATVNYIFGYEKRRIYYKDLKIESPYNTYRNHGLPPAPIGNPGDLAIEAALNPASTGYYFFVATYDGTNSHHFTKTYREHVEYQKQNKNKPK comes from the coding sequence ATGAAAACGATAAAAATATTTATATTTAGTATAGTGATAATGTTTTTTTTAGGGATGGGGACATATTATTATGAGATCCATATGAAAAAAACAGGAATAAAAAAAGAGATTGAATTTAAAAAAGGAGAAAGTGTAGGAGCGTTTCTAAATAAAGTAGGGGTAGAGCAAAATATATATTTAAAGGTATATTTTAAGATATCAGGGATCTCTAGTGAAATAAAAGCTGGATATTATAAGTTAGATAGTGAATATACAATATCAGAATTTTTTAAGATCTTAAAAGAAGGACGTTCTGAGATGATTAGAGTGACTATTCCAGAAGGTTTTACAGTAGAACAAATAAAAAAACTCCTAATATCTAATAAGATGATTACTGAATCAGAATTCCAAAATATTTTAAAGGATATTAAATTTCCATATCTTACTCCTGATAATAATTTTGAAGGTTATTTTTTCCCTGAAACATATTATTTTGCTATAGGATCAAGTCCTAAAGTTATAATAGAGACTATGTTAGGGGAGTTTTTAAGAAAGTTTCCAGTAGAAGATTATGGTAGAACAGAAAAGGACAAGCAAGATTTCTATAAAAAACTGATCTTAGCCTCAATTATAGAGAGAGAAGCTGTATTAGATATTGAAAAGCCTATCATTGCATCAGTATTTTATAATAGGATAAAGAAAGGTATGAGGCTAGAATCTGATGCCACAGTAAACTATATATTCGGTTATGAAAAGAGAAGAATCTACTATAAAGATCTGAAGATAGAATCGCCGTATAATACCTATCGAAATCATGGTTTGCCACCAGCTCCAATTGGAAATCCTGGAGATTTAGCCATTGAAGCCGCTTTAAACCCTGCCAGTACAGGATATTATTTTTTTGTGGCTACATATGATGGGACAAATAGTCATCATTTTACAAAGACATATAGAGAACACGTAGAATATCAGAAACAGAATAAGAATAAACCAAAATAA
- a CDS encoding HutP family protein, whose translation MKEKSYEISKIAIKMVLTTREEEKKLKEEYKKNGILTAAVNIGGKMPDMTIKIIENSIVAAIKNGLVDDNRSHNGIIVGAVRDALNQVSSKTNGFNVGGKISLVKIEEDISVAVLLNIGILHLNEVAIATAHRIINS comes from the coding sequence ATGAAGGAAAAAAGTTATGAAATTTCGAAGATAGCTATAAAGATGGTGTTAACAACTAGGGAAGAGGAGAAAAAATTAAAGGAAGAATACAAGAAAAATGGAATATTAACAGCAGCAGTAAATATAGGCGGGAAGATGCCGGATATGACCATTAAAATAATAGAAAATTCCATAGTAGCTGCAATAAAAAATGGATTGGTGGACGATAACAGAAGTCATAATGGAATCATAGTAGGAGCTGTAAGAGATGCTTTAAATCAAGTCAGCAGTAAAACTAATGGATTTAATGTAGGAGGAAAGATATCGTTGGTTAAAATAGAAGAGGATATTTCTGTGGCAGTATTATTAAATATTGGTATATTACATCTAAATGAAGTAGCGATTGCTACAGCACATAGAATAATAAATTCATAA
- the tilS gene encoding tRNA lysidine(34) synthetase TilS gives MDLKKFERLNEEKKLIEYGDRIVIAMSGGPDSVFLYNLLKKVKDRMDLKIYFTHINHGLRGEDSDGDEKFVISLGGTENIPTYTKKVDIKEYSKLHGLSEEEAGREVRYGFFREIKDQVGATKVALAHNEDDVVETFMFRLIRGTSFKGLEGIPVMREFFIRPILSYRKDEILKYLDENRIAYCIDKTNFEDIYTRNKIRLNLIPSIEKEYNVNFKEKIINLISDIGEFNGIINSNLKKYTKNDILDVRELKKEEKFIQRTIISEYLQKFDISVNRNKILEIQKLIYSDGSKEIYGNCRYRIKKTYDVLEVVEVEKVKFNDQLIVKLTVPGSVFWNNYKISAELINEDQKSKEGKNEFYCKLRKDDVLTVRSRKNGDKFYPVGMSGRKKLKDLFINLKIPKEERDSIPIITNLDEILWIGGIRGDRRFEDLKKETVKLKIEKIEEVDFSGKQQQ, from the coding sequence ATGGATTTAAAAAAATTTGAAAGATTGAATGAAGAGAAAAAACTGATAGAATATGGAGATAGAATAGTTATAGCCATGTCTGGGGGACCAGATTCAGTATTTTTATATAACCTCCTAAAGAAAGTAAAAGACAGGATGGATCTTAAAATATACTTTACCCATATAAATCACGGTCTCAGAGGGGAAGATAGTGACGGAGATGAAAAATTTGTTATAAGTTTAGGAGGCACAGAAAATATACCTACCTATACAAAAAAAGTCGATATTAAAGAATATTCTAAACTTCATGGCTTATCTGAAGAGGAAGCCGGACGGGAAGTAAGATATGGATTTTTTAGAGAGATAAAGGATCAAGTAGGAGCTACAAAGGTAGCTTTAGCCCACAATGAAGATGATGTGGTAGAGACCTTTATGTTTCGTCTTATTCGTGGGACATCTTTTAAAGGGTTAGAGGGAATTCCAGTCATGAGAGAATTCTTTATCAGACCTATTTTAAGTTATAGAAAGGATGAGATCTTAAAATATTTAGATGAGAATAGGATTGCTTATTGTATAGATAAGACGAACTTTGAAGATATATATACTAGAAATAAGATTAGATTAAATTTAATTCCATCTATAGAAAAAGAATATAATGTTAACTTTAAAGAAAAAATAATAAATTTAATTTCAGATATAGGTGAGTTTAATGGTATTATTAATAGTAACTTGAAAAAGTACACAAAAAATGATATTTTAGATGTAAGGGAACTAAAAAAAGAGGAAAAGTTTATTCAACGGACCATTATCTCAGAATATTTGCAAAAATTTGATATATCTGTAAACAGAAATAAAATACTTGAAATACAAAAGCTTATTTATTCTGATGGAAGCAAGGAAATATATGGAAATTGCAGATACCGTATCAAAAAAACCTATGATGTTTTAGAGGTAGTGGAAGTAGAAAAAGTAAAATTTAATGATCAATTAATTGTAAAATTAACTGTTCCAGGTAGTGTTTTTTGGAATAATTATAAAATCAGTGCCGAGTTAATTAATGAGGATCAAAAATCCAAAGAAGGAAAAAATGAATTTTATTGTAAACTAAGAAAGGATGATGTTTTAACAGTTCGTTCAAGAAAAAATGGGGATAAATTTTACCCTGTTGGGATGAGTGGAAGGAAAAAACTAAAAGATTTATTTATCAACTTGAAAATCCCAAAGGAGGAGAGAGATTCTATTCCAATTATTACTAATTTAGATGAAATTCTATGGATAGGGGGAATTAGAGGGGATAGGCGTTTTGAAGATTTAAAAAAGGAAACTGTAAAACTGAAAATTGAAAAAATTGAGGAGGTAGACTTCAGTGGAAAACAACAACAATAA
- the ftsH gene encoding ATP-dependent zinc metalloprotease FtsH, translating to MENNNNNDLKDEKKKENGEDKNTEYNELEERKNELKDRLKYGMRKKKKRKNSNENGDKEPKKEPKKKFNFKTVIMLLFVVTIIMSLPSMMDSAKTKDQKVISYTEFLEKANNGEFKVVQEKEGYVIGKQKLEDTVAVRARMISNRVSQDANLMKALTQTSVQIKSEDPAKTPLIVQILISWFPMLLLVGIWIFMMNKMKGGGNSGPSVFNMGKSRAKDNGENISNVKFDDVAGIEEAKQELVEVVDFLKEPEKYKKIGASIPKGVLLLGSPGTGKTLLAKAVAGEAAVPFFTISGSEFVEMFVGVGASRVRDLFNKARKAAPCIVFIDEIDAVGRKRGSGQGGGNDEREQTLNQLLVEMDGFSTEETIIVIAATNRPEILDKALMRPGRFDRQVVVDKPDIKGREAILHVHIKGKKLGKDVDLHTLAKKTPGFVGADLANLLNEAAILAARQHRDIIMMEDLEEASEKVSIGPARKSRVTVEKEKHIVAYHEVGHAMIQTFYKDTVDPVHKVTIVPRGMAALGYTMSLPTEDRYLRSKKEYLADIRGLLGGRAAEEVVFGDITTGASNDIERATGIAHAMVTKLGMSDRFGPILLDATKEGDMFQNKIYGEETAKSIDEEIRKMINDAYDEVKTTLRDNYDLLDKISKSLLERETITGEELNILMDGGELEPLKPLEDVVAKGLDELKEDLSNKEEEKTISDSDNSPLEVDKNQTETETETETEGEVEEKKIDTDIEEEK from the coding sequence GTGGAAAACAACAACAATAATGATTTAAAAGATGAAAAAAAGAAGGAAAATGGAGAAGATAAAAACACTGAGTACAACGAATTAGAAGAAAGAAAAAATGAGCTTAAAGACAGGTTAAAATACGGAATGAGAAAAAAGAAAAAAAGAAAAAATAGTAATGAAAATGGAGATAAAGAACCAAAAAAAGAACCTAAAAAGAAATTCAACTTTAAGACAGTGATAATGTTATTATTTGTTGTTACAATAATTATGTCATTACCGTCAATGATGGACAGTGCTAAAACAAAAGATCAAAAAGTAATCAGTTATACAGAATTTTTGGAAAAAGCTAACAATGGAGAATTTAAGGTAGTTCAAGAAAAAGAAGGCTATGTAATCGGAAAACAAAAATTAGAAGATACAGTAGCTGTTAGAGCTAGAATGATATCTAACAGAGTTTCACAAGATGCTAATCTTATGAAAGCTTTGACTCAGACAAGTGTTCAGATAAAGTCTGAAGACCCGGCTAAAACACCACTTATCGTTCAAATACTAATCTCATGGTTCCCAATGTTATTACTAGTTGGAATCTGGATATTTATGATGAACAAGATGAAGGGCGGAGGAAACAGCGGTCCTAGTGTGTTTAATATGGGGAAATCTAGAGCTAAAGATAACGGTGAAAATATATCTAACGTTAAATTTGATGATGTAGCAGGGATTGAAGAAGCTAAACAGGAATTAGTTGAAGTTGTAGATTTCTTAAAAGAACCTGAAAAATATAAAAAGATAGGAGCTAGTATACCTAAAGGTGTCTTGTTATTAGGATCACCTGGAACAGGTAAAACTCTATTAGCCAAAGCAGTAGCAGGAGAAGCAGCAGTGCCGTTTTTCACTATATCTGGTTCTGAATTTGTAGAGATGTTCGTAGGAGTAGGTGCCTCTAGAGTAAGAGACTTATTCAATAAAGCTAGAAAAGCAGCACCTTGTATCGTGTTTATCGATGAGATAGACGCAGTAGGTAGAAAAAGAGGATCTGGTCAAGGTGGAGGAAATGATGAAAGGGAACAAACTTTAAATCAACTTCTAGTAGAGATGGATGGTTTCAGCACTGAGGAAACTATAATAGTAATTGCTGCAACTAACAGACCAGAGATCTTAGATAAAGCCCTTATGAGACCGGGAAGATTCGACAGACAGGTTGTTGTAGACAAGCCTGATATTAAAGGAAGAGAAGCTATATTACATGTACATATTAAAGGGAAAAAACTAGGAAAAGATGTAGATTTACATACATTAGCTAAAAAAACTCCTGGATTTGTAGGAGCAGATCTTGCTAACTTATTAAATGAAGCGGCTATATTAGCGGCTAGACAGCATAGAGATATCATTATGATGGAAGATTTAGAGGAAGCGTCTGAAAAAGTATCTATTGGTCCTGCTAGAAAATCAAGGGTAACGGTAGAAAAAGAAAAGCATATAGTTGCATATCATGAAGTGGGACATGCAATGATTCAAACTTTTTATAAAGACACAGTCGATCCTGTTCATAAGGTAACTATAGTACCTCGTGGAATGGCAGCTCTTGGTTATACAATGAGTTTACCGACAGAGGACAGATACTTGAGAAGCAAAAAAGAATATCTGGCTGATATAAGAGGACTATTAGGTGGAAGAGCAGCTGAAGAGGTAGTCTTTGGAGATATTACAACTGGAGCTAGTAATGATATAGAAAGAGCTACAGGAATAGCCCATGCTATGGTGACTAAATTAGGGATGTCTGATAGATTTGGACCTATATTATTAGATGCTACCAAAGAGGGAGATATGTTCCAAAATAAGATCTACGGAGAAGAAACAGCTAAATCAATAGATGAAGAGATCAGAAAGATGATCAATGATGCATATGATGAGGTTAAAACTACCCTTAGAGATAATTATGATCTTTTAGATAAGATATCTAAATCGTTATTGGAAAGAGAGACAATAACCGGAGAAGAACTTAATATTCTTATGGATGGAGGAGAATTAGAGCCATTAAAACCATTAGAAGATGTAGTTGCTAAAGGGCTAGATGAACTGAAAGAAGATCTAAGTAACAAGGAAGAAGAAAAAACAATTTCTGATTCAGATAACTCTCCTTTAGAAGTTGATAAAAATCAAACTGAAACTGAAACTGAAACTGAAACCGAAGGTGAAGTGGAAGAGAAAAAAATAGATACAGATATAGAAGAAGAGAAATAA
- a CDS encoding DEAD/DEAH box helicase has protein sequence MEKMVEFKKLGLSDKTLAALEKKGFEKPSPIQALTIPALLSGDKDVIGQAQTGTGKTAAFSLPILEKMDENKRGVKAIVLAPTRELAIQVAEEINSLKGERRLKVLPVYGGQAMDQQIRALKRGVDIVVGTPGRVQDHIRRKTLVIDNLDFFILDEADEMLNMGFVEDIETILAATNDDKKMLFFSATMPNEILKVAKKYMGEFDVMRVKATELTTKNTEQIYFEVRDGDKFEALCRVVDVEVDFYGIVFCRTKNDVDNVVSKLIERGYEAEGIHGDISQAQRERTLRKFKTKSINILVATDVAARGIDVNDLTHVINYSIPQEAEAYVHRIGRTGRAGKKGVAITFVTPREMGKLSRIKRVAKAEIKKSTIPEIDEVLKAKKESLYACVGEIIAEKDFSVYSEMATELAVESNPVDVIAALLRHVYDDEFDKETYRKIRNNMRSNDRNDRNDRGDRRDRNDRGDRRDRNDRGGRQTLDNQTRLFIGMGKKDDLDARKLLAIVNKEAKVPGRKIKDIKIMNEFSFMTVPFSEAEDIIHALNATRKGGRPLVEKAKN, from the coding sequence ATGGAAAAAATGGTAGAATTTAAAAAATTAGGATTGTCAGACAAAACTTTAGCAGCGTTAGAAAAAAAAGGATTTGAAAAGCCAAGTCCAATACAAGCACTTACTATCCCAGCTCTTCTTAGCGGAGATAAAGATGTAATTGGTCAAGCGCAAACAGGAACTGGTAAAACAGCAGCTTTCTCATTACCTATCTTAGAAAAGATGGATGAAAACAAAAGAGGAGTAAAAGCAATAGTTTTAGCTCCTACAAGAGAATTAGCTATTCAAGTAGCAGAAGAGATTAACTCTTTAAAAGGTGAAAGAAGATTAAAAGTACTTCCAGTATATGGTGGACAAGCAATGGATCAACAGATCAGAGCTCTTAAAAGAGGAGTAGATATCGTAGTTGGAACTCCAGGAAGAGTACAAGACCATATCAGAAGAAAAACTTTAGTAATAGATAATTTAGATTTCTTTATCTTAGATGAAGCGGATGAAATGTTAAACATGGGATTCGTAGAAGATATCGAAACTATCTTAGCAGCAACTAACGATGATAAGAAGATGTTATTCTTCTCAGCAACTATGCCTAATGAAATTTTAAAAGTAGCTAAAAAATATATGGGTGAATTTGACGTAATGAGAGTTAAAGCTACTGAGCTTACAACTAAAAATACAGAACAAATTTACTTTGAAGTAAGAGATGGAGATAAATTCGAAGCTCTTTGTAGAGTTGTAGATGTAGAAGTAGACTTCTACGGAATCGTGTTCTGTAGAACTAAAAATGATGTAGACAATGTAGTTAGTAAGCTTATCGAAAGAGGATATGAAGCTGAAGGAATACATGGAGATATATCACAGGCTCAAAGAGAAAGAACTCTTAGAAAATTTAAAACAAAAAGCATAAATATCTTAGTAGCTACAGACGTAGCAGCAAGAGGAATAGATGTAAATGACCTTACTCACGTAATCAACTACTCTATACCACAAGAAGCTGAGGCATATGTACATAGAATCGGTAGAACTGGTAGAGCAGGTAAGAAAGGTGTAGCTATAACATTTGTTACTCCTAGAGAAATGGGTAAATTAAGCAGAATCAAAAGAGTAGCTAAAGCAGAAATTAAAAAATCAACTATTCCTGAAATCGATGAAGTTTTAAAAGCTAAGAAAGAAAGTTTATATGCTTGTGTAGGAGAGATAATTGCAGAGAAGGATTTCTCAGTATACTCTGAAATGGCAACTGAATTAGCTGTAGAAAGTAATCCTGTAGATGTAATCGCAGCATTATTAAGACATGTATATGATGATGAATTTGATAAGGAAACTTATAGAAAAATCAGAAACAACATGAGATCAAACGATAGAAATGATAGAAACGATAGAGGTGACAGAAGAGATAGAAATGATAGAGGTGACAGAAGAGATAGAAACGATAGAGGTGGAAGACAAACTTTAGATAACCAAACTAGATTATTTATCGGAATGGGTAAAAAAGATGACTTAGATGCTAGAAAATTATTAGCTATTGTTAATAAAGAAGCGAAAGTTCCAGGAAGAAAAATCAAAGATATCAAAATTATGAATGAATTTTCATTTATGACAGTTCCGTTTTCTGAAGCAGAGGATATTATCCATGCATTAAACGCTACTAGAAAAGGTGGAAGACCATTAGTAGAAAAAGCTAAAAACTAA
- a CDS encoding SpoIID/LytB domain-containing protein: MKLLYMFLFIGLTIYGGEYVQDDLIVGINRFKGNKVYISSENGSAIIEIKSDEYYTYEIKSGSIQTISISGDMIRFKDKRSPKIYLHKGTPETIIKISLDGKKFSRYRGDFEFIPYKNSVLPLNSVQSEDYIYSVVPSEIGHYFPEEAIKAQSLAARSYLYYGLRYSKYDKFDLFDNVNSQMYLGMDRENQKINSSIDTTRGKVILYSGKPINALYYSTSGGITANNEDVWGGNVTPYLRSVNDRGNETKSPRLKWEVKISKNEISKRFGFKVKGLKVLEVKSNRVNKIKVYGNKNRTITGDKFRSIVGYGKVYSTQFRVRSSGNYFLFTGKGSGHGVGMSQYGAYGLSQKGKNYQEILKHYYKGVEIKEYKRTN; this comes from the coding sequence ATGAAATTACTCTATATGTTTTTATTTATTGGACTGACAATCTACGGGGGAGAATATGTACAGGATGACCTGATTGTAGGGATTAATCGATTTAAAGGGAACAAAGTATATATTAGCTCAGAAAACGGGAGCGCTATTATAGAGATAAAATCAGATGAATACTATACCTATGAGATAAAATCAGGTAGTATTCAAACTATATCAATCAGTGGAGATATGATAAGGTTTAAAGATAAAAGGTCGCCGAAGATCTATCTACATAAAGGAACCCCTGAGACCATTATAAAGATCAGTCTGGATGGAAAAAAATTCAGCAGATACAGGGGAGATTTTGAATTTATTCCCTATAAAAATAGCGTGCTGCCATTAAATAGTGTTCAGTCAGAGGATTATATATATTCGGTAGTTCCATCGGAGATAGGCCACTATTTTCCGGAGGAGGCTATAAAAGCCCAAAGTCTAGCAGCTAGGTCTTATTTATATTATGGATTGAGGTATTCAAAATATGATAAGTTTGATCTGTTCGATAATGTAAATTCCCAGATGTACCTTGGGATGGATAGGGAAAATCAGAAGATAAATTCATCTATAGATACTACCCGTGGAAAGGTGATATTATATAGTGGGAAACCGATAAATGCTCTTTACTATTCTACCAGTGGTGGAATAACTGCTAACAATGAAGATGTATGGGGAGGAAATGTTACTCCATACCTTCGTTCGGTCAATGACAGGGGAAATGAAACTAAATCTCCTAGATTGAAATGGGAAGTAAAGATATCTAAAAATGAAATTTCTAAAAGATTTGGATTTAAGGTAAAGGGACTTAAAGTATTGGAAGTAAAGAGTAACAGAGTCAACAAGATCAAAGTATACGGGAATAAAAATCGGACTATAACAGGGGATAAATTTAGGAGCATAGTTGGATATGGGAAGGTATACAGCACCCAATTCAGGGTAAGATCCAGCGGGAACTACTTTCTATTCACTGGAAAGGGATCAGGACATGGAGTTGGAATGAGTCAATACGGCGCCTATGGTTTATCTCAAAAAGGAAAAAATTATCAGGAGATACTCAAACATTATTATAAAGGTGTAGAGATAAAGGAATACAAGAGGACAAATTAA